CAGTAgagaaactctctctctctctccatgttaatGTCTCTTGGACTCTCGATCTTTCTTCTCTTTCAACACTTTTTGGTCCTACTCCGCATTTCTCTTTTGCTTTTTCTCTTACCCCTCTCGCCCTCTtcttcccaccctctctctccctctctccttctcagaTCTCCAGCCCCACCCACCCAGTCCAGACCCCGGCCACGCCCTCTCCCAGAGACCACACCCACCTGCTGCCGTCAGATATGGTGCACCTGAAGATGAAGCTGGAGGAGAAACGCAGAGCCATCGAGGCCCAAAAGAAGAAGGTATAGGCTTAATAACGCTTCAGAGAGCTTCTCGTCTTTGGCAGCGTCTCAaacggcatcctattccctatttccatagggctctagtcagaagtagtgcactatgtagggaattgggtgccatatCAATGTACAATCCAAAACTAAAGAAAAATAACAAAACTCTGGTCTTCAAGCACTACTGCAGGTTTTCTAAAAGAGCCGTCCAGTCAAATTATGCCAGTTAGTAATCAAACCTAATCAAACATAAATCATTTGCACCATCATCTTGTTGGATAATTTGGTATGTTCATTggttccccccccaaaaaattgctGAAATAATAAGAGATTTTTCCTCTGTTTCAGGTTGAGGCAGCGTTCACTCGGCATCGTCAGAAGATGGGCCGGACAGCCTTCCTCAACGTGGTGCGAAGGAAAGGGGTGACCCCCTCCCCCACCAGCCCCGTCCCTGGGGGCCACGACCTGGACAAGCCCTCCCCAGATCGCTTCTTCACTCCTTCGGAAAGCCTGGGCCAGGCGGAGAGGTGCAAGCCCGACGGAGCAGCACCCAAGTCCCCCTGCGAGGAGGGTGCAGGTAGTCACCACTGTAGCTTCTGATGAAACCAACCTTTGTTTTCTACTTTTGCTTCCCTACTTTTTGGAGCAAATAGCCTGGTCCCAGCTCTGTTTGTGCTGCGTTGCCAACGTTGGCTTGACAATTACcaattggcaagacagcacaaaatGATAGAGGGCCAGGCTAGGGGGCACGTGTACTGTTTTATGTGTAGTGTTTTCTGCATGTGTAATAGCCACCTTATGGACGAGATATGTCTGCTGTGTCACGCTCCAGGTGTCGGGGTTGGAGAGGTGGACCTGAGCGAGTACACTCGCTCCATCGAGAGGCTGAACACGTCCCTGGGGTTCCTGCAGACGGAGATGCAGCGGCTGGCCCAGCAGCAGGACAGGATCATGGCCATGAGGGAACAGCAACAGGCCTGGGTCATACCTCCTCCAGCACCCTCGCCACACAGGTATGGTCATCAATATCACATAAATGTTACCCAAGACTGGCATGATAATTGATAATGCAGGCTAAAAATAGGTGCGTATAATATCGGATGAAGTTAAGATATTTCACCTAAAACCATTTATCACCGTACTATTATCCCTAATTTATCGTGAGAAAAGCAGTTGTCACAACACTATTATTGCTTAGTTAGTTATCATTGTACATTTAAACTCTTTCGACAGGCAGCTCCGGGAGCTCCGCAGCAACAGTGTAACCGGCCGGGGTCCGTGGGGTCCTTGTCCCCAATCTTGTCCTCTGCGGGTGGTTCCCCCCGCGCCGCCCACCGTTCCCCCGGCGGCCTCAAGCGCCGCCCGGCCTCCTTCCATGCCAGCACCCCTCACACCCCACGCACCCCACGCCCCACCGAGCTCAAGGTAACCCCCTTTAGACGGATGCTCAACACCCCCACGTCCGTGGACAGTCTGCCCAGGCTGAGACGCTTCTCACCCAGCCAGACCCAGGTCACCTCCTTTGCCTACCTGGGACACGACGAAGGACCTGGGGCCACGGAGGGCAAGGAGAGAGGGGCCCCAGGGGGAACAGAGGAGCCTcaaaaccaaaccaaaccacctGAGACAGAGGTGCCGGGGATAAGGAGTGCCGGCGCTCGTCCCTCCTCGCCCACTACAGAGCCAGccaaagagagacagatggagaggagagatgaagggaaaACGGAGAAGTTGGCAGAGGTGCTGTCTCAGCCAGTGAGAGACCTGATGGAGGTGCCGCTGTCGTTGCTGAAGCCTTTGGATGGACAGGGTCTAGAGAcaagtggagagggggagaaaagaggagagctGTACGGAGAGGACCAGAAAATGTGCTGTGGGTTCTTCTTCAAGGTAACAATGGGCTACACTGTACATTTCAGAATTGTGAGAGGACGGTACAAGTACTGTATGTAGCATGTCACGAGAATGGTTCATTGATCCATAGGTACTGTAAGAGCAACACATGAACTATGCGAAGACTCATAAACTATGACTTCAAATGGGTCTGGGACAGTAATTGTGTGTACAGTATCTAGGATAAAGGGTGAAACAGCTCACATACTAATGCTAGAACAGTAGACTAACGAGCCATgataggagaatggagccaacagaGCTACTGTATGCCACTATACTGGAACATACTATCAGCGTCAACAGACACACATGATATTATCCCAGTCCAAAAATATCTGGACATGAAGCCAACACTGTACAACATTCAAATGggtcatatacactgagtatacctaatattaggaacaccttcctaatattgtgttGCACGAGGTGTCGGAAGCGTcccacggggatgctggcccatgttgactccaatgcacagtggtgtcaagttggctggatgtcctttgggaggcggaccattcttcatacacatgggaaactgttgagcgtgtaaAACCCTGCAGCATAGAAGTTCTTAACACGAACTGGTgcacctgacacctactaccacacccgttcaaaggcacttcaatcttttgtcttgcctattcaccctctgaatgacacacatacacattccatgtctctattgtctcaagggttaaaaatccttctttaacctgtctcctccccttcatctacgctgattgaagtggatttaacacgtgacatcaataagggatcatatctttcacctcgATTCACCTGGTAAGTGtaggtcatggaaagagcaggtgttcttaatgtttggtatactcatcCGCCTTGAATTCCCTCTGACATAGATTTGACCAATCAGAGCTGAGGATGAGTGTGGATCTTTGAAATGAGAGGATGTGACAGGGCTGCCTGATGTCATTTTGTCCCGCAACTAGCCTTCATGTTGGCACCAAACGTTCCATGAAAACAAGATTACAATTTccaatctaacaatttcacactatatatatatctgaCTCCGTCTCCACCCCACACACCTCCAGGAcgatgggaagggagaggaggacatgGCGGTGAAGAGGGCTGCTCTGCtggagaagagggtgaggagagagaaggagacgcaGGAGAAGAAACAGCAGCAGGAGCTGGAGCAGGAGCAGAGGAAGGAGGAAGCACGGTCAGTCTGGACCTCAAGGGACCTGTACCTTTTCCACTGTTATGCTTGGTCTGAACACTACCGGCACTACTACTCCCACTTCAAATTTAGTCATGCATTATTGTCAATGGGTGACTAAGTGAAAATGTGCCTCTTAGTAACTTCTCTTTGATTGGGTAATAAGTATTGAAGCTTCTCGTCTCTTCTGTCCCTCTTCCCTAGGCTGAAAGCGGAGGAGGAGCAGCAGAAGCGAGAGGACGACAAGCAGAGGAAAGATTACATAAAGAACGAGTACATGAGGAGGAAGCATTTGAAGCAGGTGGAGGATATGGATGTCAGGCCCCGCCATGGAAGTCTCAAAAAGAAGCCCCGGCCCAAATCCATGCACAGGGACGTCATGGAGTCACCCAAGCCACCCGCCAGAGCCacgggtaacacacacactcttagacacacacacatacactacacatgCTCATGTTACACATATATCAGTGGAGgcagctgaggggaggatggctcataataatggctggaacggagcgaatggaacggcatcaaacacctggaaaccatggaaaccatgagTCTGATGTTGTTGATACCATTCTACTATTCCGCTCCAGACATtatcacgagcccgtcctccccaattaaggtgccacaaaCCTCCTGTGACATagacatcctctcactgtcaactgcgtttattttcagcaaacttaacatgtgtaaatatttgtatgaacataacaagattcaacaactgagacataaactgaacaagttccacagacatgtgactaacagaaatataatagtgtgtccctgaacaaaggggggagtcaaaatcaaaagtaacagtcagtatctggtgtggccaccagctgcattaagtactgcagtgcatctcctcctcgtggactgcgccagatttgcccgttcttgctgtgagatgttacctcactcttccaccaaggcacctgcaagttccttgacatttctggggggaatggccctagccttcaccctccgatccaacaggtcccagacgtggtcaatgggattgagatccgggctcttcactggccatggcagaccactgacattcctgccttgcaggaaatcacatacagaatgagcagtatggctggtggcattgtcatgctggagggtcatgtcaagatgagcctgcaggaagggtaccacatgagggattgAGCATTGaggttgcctgcaatgacaacaagtccGATGATGctctgacacaccgccccagaccatgacttaccctccacctccaaatcgatcccgctccagagtacaggcctcggtgtaacactcattccttcgacgataaacgcaagtCTACACGAccttcacccctggtgagacaaatccCTGAAtcgtcagtgaagaacactttttgccagtcctgtctggtccagcaaaggtgggtttgtgcccaaagACGAcgatgttgccggtgatgtctggtgaggaccttccTTAGGACAGGCCtacaaaccctcagtccagcctctctcagtctattacggacagtctgagcactgaaagagggattgtgcattcctggtgtaagtcgggcagttgttgccgtcctgtacctgtcccgcaggtgtgatgttcggatgtaccgatcctgtgcaagtgttgttacacgtggtctgccactgcgaggaggatcagctgtctgtcctgtcaccctgtagtgctgtcttaggtgtctcacattACGgaaattgcaatttattgcccgggccacatctgcagtcctcatgcctccttgcagcatgcctaatgcacgttcacacagatgagcagggaccctaggcatctttcttttggtgtttttccaaagtcagtagaaaggcctctttagtgtcctaagttttcataactgtgaccttaattgcctaccgtctgtaagctgttagtgtcgtaACGGTCgtttcacaggtgcatgttcattaattgtttatggttcattgaaccaagcatgggaaacagtgttgaaaccctttacaatgaagatctgtgaagttttgGGGATTTTTTGaacgacagggtcctgaaaaagggacatttctttttttgctgagtttatgctGTTTATGTGTATTTAGTACACAcatatattcacacacacacactcaaataatGTCTTCTGTATTTACCTCCAGGTACTCGACCGCGTGGGTTCTCAGTCTCCAGCATGTCCCTGGCCTCCCTCAACCTTGACAACGACAGCAACGCCGGAGATAAGAGGATCCGCAGGTGAGGCCAGAAATTGCCTGATTACAGATTTTCTCAATCGTGTACAAGCAATTTTTGGATCTGTGTTGAAACGTATCTATTGCAGAACAGCAATGATCAAATGCTGAAATACATTTAAAGAACTTCTGATACAAAATGTGCCTTTGTACCTGACTTGCATATCTTAGACCGTTCACAGAACATTAACACATTGTTTAACATTTTAAATTACCCCATCAGTGTCATACATGTAAATGTTTCGGACATGAAGTGAATGAAGTTGGGTTACTCCTAAGTCAACATCTCCAACATTGTGACCTTCATATACGAGTTTTGCTTTGGTGTGGATGgaggcatacagtgcattcagaaagaattcagacccttgactctttccacattttgttatgttacagcctgtaTGACAcaacaagtttggcacacctgtatttggggagtttctctcattcttctctgcagatcctctcaagctctgtcaggttggatggggagcgtcgctgcacagctattttcaggtctctccagagatgttcgattgggtttaagtccgggctctggctgtgccactcaaggacattcagagacttgtcccgaagccactcctgcattgtcttggctgtggaggccactgtgttcttggggaccttcaatgctgcagaaaggttttggtacccttccccagatctgtgcctcgacacaatcctgtctctgagctttacgggacaattccttcgaccttggtttttgctctgacatgcactgtcaactgtgggacttatatagacaggtgtgtgcctttccaaaacgtgtccaatcaattgaatttaccgcaggtggactccaatcaagttgtagaaacatctcaaggatgatcaatgggaacaacatgcacctgagctcaatttcaagtctcatagcaaagggtctgaattcttatgtaaataaggtttttctgtttttaattttataTGAGTCACCCAGGACCAGTGTTGTTTCCCTAGCACTACAAGCAccctgctctaccaactgagccacccaGGACCAGTGTTGTTAGCCTAGAGCTACAAGCAccctgctctaccaactgagtcaccCAGGACTAGTGTTGTTAGCCTAGTGCTACAAGCACCCtgccctaccaactgagtcaCCCAGGACCAGTGTTGTTAGCCTAGTGCTACAAGCAccctgctctaccaactgagtcaccCAGGACTAGTGTTGTTAGCCTAGTGCTACAAGCACCCtgccctaccaactgagtcaCCCAGGACCAGTGTTGTTAGCCTAGTGCTACAAGCAccctgctctaccaactgagtcaccCATGACTAGTGTTGTTAGCCTAGTGCTACAAGCAccctgctctaccaactgagtcaccCAGGACTAGTGTTGTTAGCGTAGCACTACAAGCACCCTGCTCTACCAACTCAGTCACCCAGGACCAATGTTGTTcttccattgtattcaccttcACTTATTTCTGTTGTGGATTGTGTTTGTGCGCCAATGGAAAGTCTATAAAACTATGAGCGAACCAGCCTATGTATTAAATGCATGGATTTGGATTGAGATGATACTGATGAATGAATCCTTCACACTTATTTTGGGGGCTTTTTttatataaaacattttttaaattaggaATCGTATTTAATTTGATATGTATGAAATTGTTTTGTGAAATATGAATTAAAGGACAGTAATTGCCCATAATTCTGCAACTTTGGATAGTTGTACTTCCAATTTTGATCATCATTATATAGTGATTGCAAAGAaagtcccactgggcacagatgtcaattcaacgtctagtttGGATTTACATGTGGTtcagttgtcaactaacgtgaattcaacaacaaatgtcaccatgtcattggacttAGGTTGGGTGAATAACAATTCCCTTAGgttgattactttttgcaaatccaatcaattTTCCACGTTGAGTCAACATCATCacattgaatgtttttgttgaaatgacgtggaaccaATGTTTATTCagccagtttttgcccagtggtgTATAATTGATCTACTTGGATGTTCTGTGTTTTCTGCTTGGACTCGAGAGATAAGTATGGTAGTGTTCATCTGTTTGCAGGCAGTCGTGTTCTATTGTATGTATTTGCCATTTTGACGGTATAATATAGTTTTGATTCATGTATTTATGTTTCGAGAAGGTAATTATGTTTTGAAAACACATTTACTGTTTTTCAAAAGGCCACAGAGTTCTGTGTCTTGTTTTGAACTCGACAATATTGTTCCAAAAAAATACTTGTACGCGATTGAGAAAATCTGTAAAAAAGGACAAACAGTTTAGCCAACTCCTTTAGCATGACCACGTCAAAAGAGTTGACTAAAGCACAAACAGGCTGGCTACGATACAAAAAAAGGCTTTACAGAGCATCAAAAGCACGAATACTTCTTCAAGAGGACATTCATGTGTCTTGTGACTTGTCTAGGTATTGCAACCAAAACGGTTTTCGCTCTCTtgatcttctctccctcctcgctCTCTGTTTTTCCCCTCTGTTTTGCACGGACCTCCCGGAAGCAGTAAACTAGGCACTGTGAAAGGCCATATCTCTTTCTTTTTAAGCTCTCCcaaagacagaaagggaaggTTAGTAACTCCCCTCCCTAGACCAGCCGAGGGCCAAGCCTTTCATCTAGACTTTCATCTCAGTGCATCACAGTCCAGATTGATCAATCAATCTGCTTTTACTTGAGGTAATATCTTTGAGAACAATTCCCTGTAGCCATACCTAACAGAATCTATCTAAATATCCCATGTGCAGACATATATTTATGAATCATGTTTGAGCAAGCCACATACAGTACACCAACATTCATTCCGAGTATGACCTGAGACATAGAGGACACATCCATATGTTTTTAATAGATGTGTTATTTCACTGTCATGCTGTATCGGTTAAGTGTTGGCCAATTACCTCCTttaaaacagacagagaaaatTCCGCTCAGTACCGCAGCTGCTTCTGCCTCATTTCATACATGCCCACATGCCCAGCCTCCTGCCTCACCGACTCTGCCCTTTCTCTGCTCCGAGGCTGCTCCATGCTAGCTGCTCCATGCTAGCTGCTCTACGTTAAGCTGCTGTCTGTGGTTGTTACCTCTAGATTAGACCCGGCGTCAGAGCCATCCAAGCTGCAGCAGACGGGCGCTCTCCCGTCCCAGGCACGGTAACTTCCACAGCCATGCTGGCTCACATGGAGCCACAGGCCCTTTGTTTTGTATGTAGAGACTTCAAACTAGGGtacacactaaccctaaccccaattaGGACATGAATGAGCCTGGGCCTGGGACATGAGTGTGGCTGCTGCAGTTGTATTCTTTCTTGTCACTGTACAGTTGCCTAAAGCTGCTGTTGCATACTGCAGTGTTTCTTCTCCATATCCTAGCAGCCATAATGATTGGACTGTACAATAGCTTTGCTCTACTGCACATGCCTCTGATCTGATCCAGGGACACAGAGATCACTGGGGATGATGTAatatgagggaacagggaaggctGCCTGGGAGAACTGTGTCTATCTCTGACCCTGtttctctgtatgtctctgtgtctgtgtatacGTGGTGTATATGTCTATGTCTGTtttttgtgtgaatgtgtatctgttattgtgtgtgtgtccacgcaTGTGTCACtcgtactgtatatatgtgtgtgtgtgtacatccctAGGCCAGACTCTGCTAGGCCAGACTCTGCTAGGCCAGACTCTGCGGAGGGCAATCTGTCGTCCTGCCCGTCTCATAACGGAGAGAAGGACTGGGAGAACGAGTCCACaacctcctccactccctccaacCAAGAGTACACAGGTACGGACCGCTCCACTGCAATCACGGTATTCTGCTTTCAAAAGGAGACCAAACTCTTGCAGTATACCAGAGCTATGTAGCCCATGTGTAGAACAGGCTGTGTTGTGagtgtctgtttgtttgttactGCATTCCTTATGCTGGTATTTGCTTCTTCCCTCAGGGCCAAAGCTGTACAAGGAGCCCAGTGCTAAGTCCAACAAGCATATCATCCAGAACGCCCTGGCCCACTGCTGCCTGGCGGGCAAGGTCAACGAAGGACAGAAGAATAAGATAATAGATGTAGGTCATTTGCTGTACACAATATGTTTCTTTCTCTCTAATTTTACTTCACTCTTTTACCTCACATTTGTTCTTTTCTTTTCCTCCACTATCTCTTTCAGGAAATGGAGAGGTCGGGGGCCAACAACTTCCTGGTTTTGTTCCGAGACACGGGTTGCCAGTTCCGCTCGGTGTACACCTACTGCCCTGAGACGGAGGAAATCACCAAGCTGGCGGGCATCGGGCCCAAGAGCATCACAGCCAAGATGATCGAGGGCCTGTATAAATATAACTCAGATAGGAAGCAGTTCAGCCACATCCCTGCCAAGACAATGTCGGCTAGTGTAGACGCCATCACCATCGCCGCTCACCTGTGGCAGACCAAGAAACAGGGCACGCCCAAGAAACTGGGTAGTCTCAAGTAGTCACAGCAACAACCCCTTTCATACCAAACCCAGGATATTGTTGCTAGGTGTCCTGAGTTATAGTTGAGGACTGAGGGGAGGCTTTGCGGGTGTTGTGACCTGGGATATTACAGGGTCTGGTTTGGTGTGACAGTGCTAAAGAGTACATCTTTCTAATCTTCTTTCCCATTCAGATATTTAACGAACACTTACACTTGGCATTCATCTGGATCTGATATCTGATGTACAGTTTCATTTGATGAATATGTGGTAGGGGATTTTCTTCTAAACAGGACACTATTGACTTTATGCACAACTGGAATGTAGGGGGAAAAACATCAACACAAGCCTCAAGGGACATTGTTGTTGTTATGCaagactgtgtgcgtgtgtgtgtgggacccAGAGTCATTCTAATGGTGCACATGTGTGTATGTTCGTCAGCATGCGTGGGTGCCCATGTTCTCGTGTGCCAAAAAAAAGGGGCTGATGAAAGCCTTACTGAATCGGACCACTGAAGCACTGAATGTCATTCCTTTTGAAATAGATCGAGTTTGAGTTCCCTATGTTCATCATGTGTGGCCTTATGCTTGTTTTGTGAAAGCGCAGTGATTAGGTCATATTTAAGCGCCAAATGTGATGTTTTGGTGAGTACAAGATGATACGTATATGAGAGCTTGTTGAGGGTGGCTGTGTGTGAGGCTTGCTTTTCTCTGTGGCTGAAAGATGAGACTGAGAAGGTGGGTTTACATAATGTGTCAATAGTTAAGTAGGTTGTCATAACTTCCGATAAGAACTAGATTGTAAAGTCATTGATTAAGTATAATCTAGTTCACAGGAATGTCAGCAACTGACTCTT
The sequence above is a segment of the Oncorhynchus nerka isolate Pitt River linkage group LG20, Oner_Uvic_2.0, whole genome shotgun sequence genome. Coding sequences within it:
- the LOC115102860 gene encoding LOW QUALITY PROTEIN: calmodulin-regulated spectrin-associated protein 2-like (The sequence of the model RefSeq protein was modified relative to this genomic sequence to represent the inferred CDS: inserted 1 base in 1 codon; deleted 2 bases in 1 codon), which produces MSGAADTKGXRRTFIVPSIKAFDHYDFTRAKIYCSLTWLVAKAFGSDAVPEELVDPFYRDQYSQEHLKPPVACLLLSAELYCRAGSLILRSDAVKPLLGHNAIIQALAQKGLYVTDQDRLVTERDLTGTPIHMSSHLALIDTLMTAYTVEMVSVERVMACVHRFSSPPNDLSSHPDGYIRDLPYDTEDAVTTWINKVNEHLREILVEEQRLRESSCPESTATASQRARYRREHEKQRSAPSLPLVDNLLKDNTDGCALAALVHFYCPTSVRLEDICLKETMSLADSLYNLQLVQEFCRDNLNHCCHFSLEDMLYAHSSIKNNYLVFMAELFWWFEVVKPSFVQPRVFDPQAWDLAPSARAMAPICSPAKQDFGDSPEHKRLQPDSASGVIKRTMSYVDGCVGTWPKERRSRGISFEIPLDGDPNVPPCWGPSLRGMTRSASTEGLGVFKVHHAPQGDMRRHLSFQPVSVNGPSSTAGHITEEDYNTDSPNPHKALGRGQTQPHKNRNRYSNGVLKENGNDGRGPVSPSSPPSIEEALKIIHHTERPHGSLGPGANGFFLHDGAEPSDPGDDPDDYPGSAKARADEADLYSASTEEVDTGIHVRSEDIQESLDEDNSSLRDYSDMDPDYEAMTRSCPLPEGDGERGVRSSPYPSSVSPAPMSHAPSPASSSGGSGGGLVRMTSFAEQKFRKLEGRSSGGTTPESAELYVPNTPPTRTATLEISSPTHPVQTPATPSPRDHTHLLPSDMVHLKMKLEEKRRAIEAQKKKVEAAFTRHRQKMGRTAFLNVVRRKGVTPSPTSPVPGGHDLDKPSPDRFFTPSESLGQAERCKPDGAAPKSPCEEGAGVGVGEVDLSEYTRSIERLNTSLGFLQTEMQRLAQQQDRIMAMREQQQAWVIPPPAPSPHRQLRELRSNSVTPGSVGSLSPILSSAGGSPRAAHRSPGGLKRRPASFHASTPHTPRTPRPTELKVTPFRRMLNTPTSVDSLPRLRRFSPSQTQVTSFAYLGHDEGPGATEGKERGAPGGTEEPQNQTKPPETEVPGIRSAGARPSSPTTEPAKERQMERRDEGKTEKLAEVLSQPVRDLMEVPLSLLKPLDGQGLETSGEGEKRGELYGEDQKMCCGFFFKDDGKGEEDMAVKRAALLEKRVRREKETQEKKQQQELEQEQRKEEARLKAEEEQQKREDDKQRKDYIKNEYMRRKHLKQVEDMDVRPRHGSLKKKPRPKSMHRDVMESPKPPARATGTRPRGFSVSSMSLASLNLDNDSNAGDKRIRRPDSARPDSARPDSAEGNLSSCPSHNGEKDWENESTTSSTPSNQEYTGPKLYKEPSAKSNKHIIQNALAHCCLAGKVNEGQKNKIIDEMERSGANNFLVLFRDTGCQFRSVYTYCPETEEITKLAGIGPKSITAKMIEGLYKYNSDRKQFSHIPAKTMSASVDAITIAAHLWQTKKQGTPKKLGSLK